From a region of the Paralichthys olivaceus isolate ysfri-2021 chromosome 4, ASM2471397v2, whole genome shotgun sequence genome:
- the rab3c gene encoding ras-related protein Rab-3C isoform X1 yields MDLYGKMAATQDAKGKGEGGDQNFDYMFKLLIIGNSSVGKTSFLFRYADDAFTSAFVSTVGIDFKVKTVYKNDKRIKLQIWDTAGQERYRTITTAYYRGAMGFILMYDITNEESFGAVQDWSTQIKTYSWDNAQVVLAGNKCDMEEERVVSVDSGRLLAEQLGFEFFETSAKDNVNVKQTFERLVDLICDKMSESLDTDPAVTTGAPTAKLTDTAPPMQQPGCNC; encoded by the exons ATGGATTTGTATGGGAAG aTGGCTGCCACTCAGGATGCGAAGgggaagggagagggaggggaccAAAACTTTGACTACATGTTCAAGCTGCTGATCATCGGCAACAGCAGCGTGGGCAAAACGTCTTTCCTGTTCCGCTACGCCGATGATGCTTTTACCTCGGCTTTCGTCAGCACGGTGGGCATCGACTTCAAAGTAAAGACCGTGTACAAGAATGACAAGAGGATCAAACTGCAGATCTGG GACACAGCAGGCCAGGAGCGCTACAGGACCATCACCACCGCCTACTACCGCGGGGCCATGGGCTTCATTCTCATGTACGACATCACCAATGAAGAGTCGTTCGGTGCCGTGCAGGACTG GTCGACCCAGATAAAAACCTACTCATGGGATAATGCACAGGTGGTGCTGGCTGGGAATAAAtgtgacatggaggaggagagagtggtCTCAGTTGATAGTGGCAGACTGCTGGCAGAACAGCTGG GTTTTGAGTTCTTCGAGACGAGCGCCAAGGACAACGTCAACGTGAAGCAGACCTTCGAGCGTCTCGTCGACCTAATCTGCGACAAGATGTCCGAGAGCTTGGACACGGACCCGGCGGTCACCACGGGAGCGCCCACTGCCAAACTCACAGACACTGCTCCGCCCATGCAGCAGCCCGGATGCAACTGTTAG
- the plk2b gene encoding serine/threonine-protein kinase PLK2b translates to MEAQRNIGPQQTNSSSMCEATQRSCEPRRKRTDERSAPSEMARIITDPATGKCYCRGKVLGKGGFAKCYEMTDLSTSKVYAAKIIPHSRVSKPHQREKIDREIELHRVLHHKHIVHFYHHFEDKENIYILLEYCSRKSLAHILKARKVLTEPEVRYYLRQIVSGLKYLHEQEILHRDLKLGNFFVSESMELKVGDFGLAAKLEPAGNRRKTICGTPNYLSPEVLNKQGHGCESDIWALGCVMYTMLLGRPPFETTNLKETYRCIREARYSLPSSLSPQAKQLIASLLAKTPEDRPNLDHILRHDFFTQGFSPERLPASCCHSAPDFHVSSPAKSFFKKAAAALFGGKRDKVKYYETLNKLTKEEEEIYKLQHDLERTVISQQQCKKISENGSLLPPSAESPVALATESQSPAMRDTIRLIVRGSLGSCSSSSECLEDNTTGCVAETVASVLRGCLENMPKADNVPQGSPSCSFQWVTKWVDYSNKYGFGYQLSDHTVGVLFNNGTHMSLLPDRKTIHYYAELGQCSVFPTCEVPEHFVGQVTVLKYFSHYMEENLMDGGDLGSMTDAHMPRLYLLQWLKSDRALMMLFNDGTFQVNFYHDHTKIILCCQRDEYMLTYINEDRVSKTFKLSSLLTSGCPTDLRERMVYSLNMLLQRCS, encoded by the exons ATGGAAGCACAGAGGAATATCGGGCCCCAACAGacgaacagcagcagcatgtgtgaGGCGACGCAGAGGTCCTGCGAACCGCGCAGGAAGAGGACGGATGAGCGCAGTGCGCCCTCGGAGATGGCGAGGATCATCACCGACCCTGCCACGGGGAAGTGTTACTGCCGTGGGAAAGTTTTGGGAAAG ggAGGGTTCGCAAAATGCTACGAGATGACGGACCTCTCCACCAGCAAAGTTTACGCAGCTAAAATCATCCCACATTCGCGCGTCTCCAAACCGCACCAGAGAGAGAAG ATTGACAGAGAGATAGAGCTGCACAGAGTACTGCACCACAAACACATAGTGCACTTCTATCATCACTTCGAGGACAAGGAGAACATCTACATCCTGTTGGAATACTGCAGCAGAAAA TCGTTAGCTCATATCCTCAAAGCTCGCAAGGTGCTTACAGAGCCAGAGGTGCGTTACTATCTGAGGCAGATTGTCTCTGGACTGAAGTATCTGCACGAACAGGAAATCCTCCACAGAGACCTGAAACTTG GTAACTTCTTTGTCAGCGAGTCGATGGAGCTGAAGGTCGGGGACTTTGGTCTGGCTGCCAAGTTAGAGCCGGCAGGAAACCGGAGGAAGACGATCTGTGGGACTCCCAACTACCTGTCCCCTGAGGTGCTCAACAAGCAGGGCCACGGCTGTGAATCAGACATTTGGGCCCTCGGCTGCGTAAT GTACACCATGTTGTTGGGCAGACCACCGTTTGAAACCACCAACCTGAAAGAGACATACAGGTGCATCCGAGAGGCGAGGTACTCCCTGCCCTCGTCCCTGTCGCCACAGGCCAAGCAGTTAATCGCCAGCCTGCTCGCCAAGACCCCAGAGGACAGACCCAACCTGGACCACATTCTGAGGCACGACTTCTTCACACAG GGCTTCAGTCCAGAGCGTCTGCCTGCGAGCTGTTGCCACTCAGCACCAGATTTCCATGTCTCCAGTCCAGCCAAGAGTTTCTTCAAAAAAGCTGCCGCTGCGCTCTTTGGTGGGAAGAGAGACAAGGTCAAATACTACGAGACTCTGA ATAAGTTAaccaaagaggaagaggagatctACAAACTGCAGCATGACCTGGAGAGAACTGTCATCAGCCAACAACAGTGCAAAAAGATTTCTGAG AATGGAAGTCTACTTCCGCCATCTGCAGAGAGCCCCGTCGCCTTGGCAACAGAGAGCCAGTCCCCAGCAATGCGAGATACCATCCGCCTGATCGTCAGGGGGAGTCTggggagctgcagcagcagcagcgaat GTCTGGAAGACAACACAACAGGGTGTGTGGCTGAGACGGTCGCAAGTGTGTTGAGGGGATGTTTGGAGAATATGCCTAAAG CAGACAACGTTCCTCAGGGCTCACCAAGCTGCAGTTTCCAGTGGGTGACTAAATGGGTGGACTACTCCAACAAGTACGGCTTCGGCTACCAGTTGTCTGATCACACCGTGGGAGTTCTCTTCAACAACGGCACTCACATGAGCCTCCTGCCTGACAGAAA GACCATCCATTACTATGCAGAGTTGGGCCAGTGCTCTGTTTTCCCCACCTGCGAGGTCCCCGAACACTTTGTCGGCCAAGTCACTGTGCTGAAGTACTTTTCCCACTACATGGAGGAGAATCTCATGGAT GGCGGAGACCTGGGTAGTATGACAGACGCACACATGCCCAGACTTTACCTGTTGCAGTGGCTCAAGTCCGACCGCGCCCTCATGATGCTCTTTAATGACGGCACTTTtcag GTCAATTTTTACCACGACCACACCAAGATCATCCTGTGCTGCCAGAGAGACGAGTACATGCTGACGTACATTAACGAGGACCGCGTCTCAAAAACCTTCAAACTCAGCTCCCTGCTCACGTCCGGCTGCCCCACCGATCTGCGCGAACGCATGGTGTATTCCCTTAACATGCTCCTGCAAAGATGCAGCTAA
- the LOC109639338 gene encoding ATP synthase subunit C lysine N-methyltransferase isoform X2 has product MEDTIEVILQHQSSVLPTNRPHSVLSACTGALLTGLYGVWILFAMPGFRQIPCRLKVFAASSGGFQGTGFEINSILVAYARSKARWAGVPPHQAAFVKKDFWKTDLSSYNNVTAFLAPGVMGDLGEKLLKELPDDARVIACRFPFPNWPHRSSAGSGLDETFSYDMGTVRSHLRKVSDTVV; this is encoded by the exons ATGGAGGACACCATTGAGGTGATTCTGCAGCACCAGAGCAGCGTCCTCCCCACCAACAGACCTCACTCTGTGCTGTCGGCCTGCACAGGTGCTCTGCTCACAGGCCTGTATGGAGTCTGGATTCTGTTTGCGATGCCCGGCTTTCGTCAAATCCCCTGCAGACTCAAG GTGTTTGCAGCCTCTTCTGGTGGTTTCCAGGGCACAGGCTTTGAGATTAACTCCATATTAGTGGCCTATGCCAGGAGCAAGGCCCGCTGGGCAGGAGTGCCCCCCCACCAAGCAGCCTTTGTTAAAAAAGACTTCTGGAAG ACTGATTTGTCTTCGTACAACAATGTGACAGCTTTCCTTGCTCCAGGAGTG ATGGGAGATCTGGGCGAGAAGCTGTTGAAAGAGCTTCCGGATGATGCACGTGTCATAGCTTGTCGTTTTCCTTTCCCCAACTGGCCTCATCGATCATCCGCTGGCTCCGGTCTGGACGAGACTTTTTCTTATGACATGGGCACGGTGCGCTCACACCTGAGAAAAGTATCAGACACAGTGGTGTGA
- the rab3c gene encoding ras-related protein Rab-3C isoform X2 — protein MAATQDAKGKGEGGDQNFDYMFKLLIIGNSSVGKTSFLFRYADDAFTSAFVSTVGIDFKVKTVYKNDKRIKLQIWDTAGQERYRTITTAYYRGAMGFILMYDITNEESFGAVQDWSTQIKTYSWDNAQVVLAGNKCDMEEERVVSVDSGRLLAEQLGFEFFETSAKDNVNVKQTFERLVDLICDKMSESLDTDPAVTTGAPTAKLTDTAPPMQQPGCNC, from the exons aTGGCTGCCACTCAGGATGCGAAGgggaagggagagggaggggaccAAAACTTTGACTACATGTTCAAGCTGCTGATCATCGGCAACAGCAGCGTGGGCAAAACGTCTTTCCTGTTCCGCTACGCCGATGATGCTTTTACCTCGGCTTTCGTCAGCACGGTGGGCATCGACTTCAAAGTAAAGACCGTGTACAAGAATGACAAGAGGATCAAACTGCAGATCTGG GACACAGCAGGCCAGGAGCGCTACAGGACCATCACCACCGCCTACTACCGCGGGGCCATGGGCTTCATTCTCATGTACGACATCACCAATGAAGAGTCGTTCGGTGCCGTGCAGGACTG GTCGACCCAGATAAAAACCTACTCATGGGATAATGCACAGGTGGTGCTGGCTGGGAATAAAtgtgacatggaggaggagagagtggtCTCAGTTGATAGTGGCAGACTGCTGGCAGAACAGCTGG GTTTTGAGTTCTTCGAGACGAGCGCCAAGGACAACGTCAACGTGAAGCAGACCTTCGAGCGTCTCGTCGACCTAATCTGCGACAAGATGTCCGAGAGCTTGGACACGGACCCGGCGGTCACCACGGGAGCGCCCACTGCCAAACTCACAGACACTGCTCCGCCCATGCAGCAGCCCGGATGCAACTGTTAG
- the LOC109639338 gene encoding ATP synthase subunit C lysine N-methyltransferase isoform X1 gives MEDTIEVILQHQSSVLPTNRPHSVLSACTGALLTGLYGVWILFAMPGFRQIPCRLKVPYLPSSKNQTQNIMKLLEGRTGRLADLGSGDGRLVFAASSGGFQGTGFEINSILVAYARSKARWAGVPPHQAAFVKKDFWKTDLSSYNNVTAFLAPGVMGDLGEKLLKELPDDARVIACRFPFPNWPHRSSAGSGLDETFSYDMGTVRSHLRKVSDTVV, from the exons ATGGAGGACACCATTGAGGTGATTCTGCAGCACCAGAGCAGCGTCCTCCCCACCAACAGACCTCACTCTGTGCTGTCGGCCTGCACAGGTGCTCTGCTCACAGGCCTGTATGGAGTCTGGATTCTGTTTGCGATGCCCGGCTTTCGTCAAATCCCCTGCAGACTCAAG GTCCCTTATTTGCCCTCCAGCAAAAATCAGACACAGAACATTATGAAGCTGCTTGAAGGACGAACAGGTCGCTTAGCAGATCTGGGATCTGGAGACGGACGactg GTGTTTGCAGCCTCTTCTGGTGGTTTCCAGGGCACAGGCTTTGAGATTAACTCCATATTAGTGGCCTATGCCAGGAGCAAGGCCCGCTGGGCAGGAGTGCCCCCCCACCAAGCAGCCTTTGTTAAAAAAGACTTCTGGAAG ACTGATTTGTCTTCGTACAACAATGTGACAGCTTTCCTTGCTCCAGGAGTG ATGGGAGATCTGGGCGAGAAGCTGTTGAAAGAGCTTCCGGATGATGCACGTGTCATAGCTTGTCGTTTTCCTTTCCCCAACTGGCCTCATCGATCATCCGCTGGCTCCGGTCTGGACGAGACTTTTTCTTATGACATGGGCACGGTGCGCTCACACCTGAGAAAAGTATCAGACACAGTGGTGTGA